The following are encoded together in the Rhizobium tumorigenes genome:
- a CDS encoding DMT family transporter, giving the protein MPFADRPQLLGLALGLIGVLIFSATLPLTHIALNGFSPAFITFGRALVASAAAIATLLVLRRPLPRGHFGQLFAAGLCVVFAFPGFSSIAMQTIPASHGAVVLGLLPLLTAIFAALIDGERPGILFWICGVIGATLVVSFSVTQNGFQMQPGDLWLFAAAVIVALGYVLLGRLSRSLSGWEAICWALVVTLPISLIGTAITASSGFHAPTATAWGAFAYLGLMSMFAGFLFWNAGLAIGGIGRVAQVQLMQTFFTLGISALVLGEHVGLETVGFAMLVAFVVWLGRKARHS; this is encoded by the coding sequence ATGCCCTTTGCAGACCGACCGCAACTTCTCGGCCTCGCCCTCGGGCTGATCGGCGTCCTGATATTCAGCGCAACACTGCCTTTGACACATATAGCATTGAACGGCTTCTCCCCGGCCTTCATTACCTTCGGCCGCGCGCTGGTCGCCTCCGCTGCGGCCATCGCGACGCTGCTCGTCCTGCGCCGGCCGCTACCGCGCGGTCACTTCGGCCAGTTGTTCGCTGCCGGCCTCTGCGTCGTCTTCGCTTTTCCCGGTTTTTCGTCGATCGCCATGCAAACCATTCCGGCAAGCCACGGCGCCGTCGTCCTCGGCCTGCTGCCGTTGTTGACGGCCATCTTTGCAGCTCTCATCGACGGGGAGCGGCCCGGGATACTGTTCTGGATTTGCGGCGTCATCGGCGCCACGCTGGTCGTCAGCTTCTCGGTGACGCAGAACGGTTTCCAGATGCAGCCCGGCGACCTCTGGCTGTTTGCCGCCGCGGTCATCGTGGCGCTGGGCTATGTCCTGCTTGGCAGGCTTTCGCGCAGCCTGTCGGGTTGGGAGGCGATCTGCTGGGCGCTGGTCGTGACGCTGCCGATATCGCTCATCGGCACCGCGATCACAGCCTCGAGCGGTTTTCACGCGCCAACGGCGACAGCGTGGGGCGCCTTCGCCTATCTCGGGCTGATGTCGATGTTTGCCGGCTTTCTCTTCTGGAATGCAGGACTTGCGATCGGCGGCATCGGCCGCGTGGCGCAGGTCCAGCTGATGCAGACCTTCTTTACGCTCGGCATTTCCGCCCTCGTCCTTGGCGAGCATGTCGGACTGGAGACCGTGGGCTTCGCGATGCTGGTCGCCTTCGTCGTCTGGCTTGGACGCAAAGCGCGCCATTCGTAA
- a CDS encoding pyrophosphate--fructose-6-phosphate 1-phosphotransferase, with protein sequence MARQKVAMLTAGGLAPCLSSAVGGLIERYTDIAPDIELIAYRSGYQGVLTADRIEITPAMREKAHLLHRYGGSPIGNSRVKLTNAADLVKRGMVKEGENPLRVAAERLASDGVTILHTIGGDDTNTTAADLAAYLGANGYNLTVVGLPKTVDNDVVPIRQSLGAWTAAEVGAHFFDNVSNEQTAAPRSLVIHEVMGRSCGWLTAATARAYIQKTSANEYVDGMMTNAAMKSIDGLYLPEMAFDIHSEAARLKEMMDKNGHVTLFVSEGACVDAIIAEREAAGENIKRDAFGHVKLDSINVGNWFQKQFAALLDADRSMVQKSGYFARSAPANIDDLRLIQGMVDLAVESALNKVSGVTGHDEGQGGKLRTIEFPRIKGGKKFDMSAKWFGEVMEHIGQQYREG encoded by the coding sequence ATGGCCAGACAGAAAGTCGCAATGCTCACCGCCGGAGGGCTCGCGCCCTGCCTGTCGTCCGCTGTTGGCGGGCTGATAGAGCGCTACACGGACATAGCGCCCGACATCGAGTTGATTGCCTATCGCTCCGGCTACCAGGGTGTGCTTACCGCCGACCGGATTGAAATTACCCCCGCCATGCGTGAAAAGGCGCATCTGCTGCATCGCTATGGCGGATCGCCGATCGGCAACAGCCGCGTCAAGCTGACCAACGCTGCCGACCTCGTCAAGCGTGGGATGGTGAAGGAAGGCGAGAACCCGTTGCGTGTCGCTGCAGAACGGCTTGCATCCGACGGCGTCACCATCCTCCATACCATCGGCGGCGACGATACAAACACGACGGCAGCCGATCTCGCTGCCTACCTCGGCGCCAACGGCTACAACCTCACCGTCGTCGGACTACCGAAGACGGTCGATAACGACGTCGTGCCGATCCGGCAGTCGCTTGGCGCCTGGACGGCAGCCGAAGTCGGCGCCCACTTCTTCGATAATGTCAGCAACGAGCAAACGGCGGCACCGCGCTCGCTGGTCATCCATGAGGTCATGGGCCGCAGCTGCGGCTGGCTGACGGCAGCAACGGCGCGCGCCTACATCCAGAAGACCAGCGCCAACGAATATGTCGATGGCATGATGACCAACGCCGCGATGAAGAGTATCGACGGTCTCTACCTGCCGGAGATGGCTTTCGACATCCATTCCGAGGCCGCCAGGCTGAAAGAGATGATGGACAAGAACGGCCATGTGACGCTCTTCGTCTCCGAAGGTGCCTGTGTCGATGCCATCATCGCCGAGCGCGAGGCTGCCGGCGAAAACATCAAGCGCGACGCCTTCGGCCACGTGAAGCTCGACAGCATCAACGTGGGCAACTGGTTCCAGAAGCAGTTTGCAGCCCTTCTCGATGCCGATCGGTCCATGGTCCAGAAATCCGGCTATTTCGCCCGCTCGGCGCCGGCCAATATCGACGATCTCAGGCTGATCCAGGGCATGGTCGATCTCGCAGTCGAAAGCGCCCTCAACAAGGTCTCCGGCGTCACAGGCCATGACGAAGGCCAGGGCGGGAAGCTGCGTACAATCGAGTTCCCGCGCATCAAGGGCGGCAAGAAGTTCGACATGTCGGCAAAGTGGTTCGGCGAAGTGATGGAGCACATTGGCCAGCAATACCGCGAAGGATGA
- a CDS encoding LysE family translocator → MSVETWLAFAAASAVMLAIPGPTILLVISYALGHGRRTTLATVAGVTLGDFTAMTASLAGLGALLATSAGLFTVLKLIGAAYLMFLGIKLWRATVVTGPMGDNDNLPEETSSKIFLHAYIVTALNPKSIIFFIAFVPQFLDLGKPFLPQTLILEATFLVLAALNAFLYGLLADAARGYIRKASVQRAVNRTGGTLLIAAGAVTAGYRRMAA, encoded by the coding sequence ATGTCCGTTGAAACCTGGCTTGCCTTCGCCGCCGCTTCTGCCGTTATGCTGGCGATCCCCGGCCCGACGATCCTGCTGGTGATATCGTACGCGCTTGGCCACGGCCGGCGCACGACGCTCGCAACCGTCGCCGGGGTGACGCTCGGCGACTTCACCGCGATGACCGCCTCGCTTGCCGGCCTCGGTGCCCTGCTGGCAACTTCGGCAGGCCTGTTCACGGTGCTCAAACTGATAGGCGCAGCCTACCTGATGTTCCTCGGTATCAAGCTCTGGCGCGCCACTGTCGTGACCGGGCCGATGGGCGACAACGATAACCTTCCCGAGGAAACATCGTCCAAGATCTTCCTGCACGCCTATATTGTAACGGCGCTAAATCCCAAAAGCATCATCTTCTTCATCGCTTTCGTTCCGCAGTTCCTCGACCTCGGCAAACCGTTTCTGCCGCAAACCCTTATTCTGGAAGCAACTTTCCTCGTCCTCGCAGCCCTAAATGCGTTTCTCTATGGCCTGCTCGCCGACGCTGCGCGGGGCTACATCCGCAAGGCCAGCGTGCAGCGTGCGGTCAACAGGACAGGGGGAACGTTGCTGATTGCGGCCGGTGCCGTAACGGCCGGATACCGGCGAATGGCGGCTTAG
- a CDS encoding lytic transglycosylase domain-containing protein codes for MIASGFTSLKRSVAVSAILCGGLAGCASTQQQTAQADLSHTTTNVPHPTSTAQVSTTATPGSTTAIVSQAQPQATATLSKSGRLPGTETAIVTGPRLPAAQASNMQDRMGQPVGKSGKGSEAQVAIASVTGDPSANTSASAAYASSDDMLVPSVVAIPTPNPSRPGDLTQTPASGSALVESGNAIPMTPEMVAIQAVVPTPRPGEASPFTATQVAYAAPSQAANLTYADNRLHYDFNFDTTGPSIVPAVLEERSDDNVSSEEKGHITTLIEKYAKLYQVPAALIHRVVHRESRYDPKAFNNRGYFGLMQIKYNTAKSMGYDGPASGLFDAETNIKYAAKYLRGAWMVADNKLDTAVALYARGYYYDAKNKGMTNVANGNY; via the coding sequence ATGATAGCCAGCGGATTTACGAGCCTGAAGCGCAGCGTCGCCGTCTCGGCAATCCTTTGCGGTGGCCTCGCGGGTTGTGCCAGCACCCAGCAGCAGACAGCCCAGGCCGATCTCTCTCATACGACGACGAACGTCCCCCACCCGACATCGACGGCACAAGTTTCCACAACTGCAACGCCCGGCTCCACGACGGCGATTGTGTCGCAGGCCCAGCCACAGGCGACAGCGACCCTTTCAAAATCCGGCCGCCTGCCAGGGACCGAGACAGCCATAGTGACGGGCCCACGCCTTCCGGCTGCCCAGGCCTCGAATATGCAGGACCGCATGGGGCAACCTGTCGGAAAATCCGGCAAGGGCAGCGAAGCGCAGGTCGCGATTGCCTCGGTCACCGGTGATCCGTCGGCAAATACCTCGGCGTCAGCCGCCTATGCATCTTCGGACGATATGCTGGTTCCTTCGGTCGTTGCCATTCCCACACCAAATCCTTCCCGCCCCGGCGATCTCACGCAGACCCCGGCCTCGGGCTCGGCGCTGGTCGAAAGCGGCAACGCAATCCCGATGACGCCGGAAATGGTGGCGATCCAGGCCGTCGTGCCGACACCGCGCCCGGGCGAGGCCAGCCCCTTCACCGCAACCCAGGTTGCCTATGCCGCCCCCTCTCAGGCTGCAAACCTCACCTACGCTGACAACCGTCTTCATTACGACTTCAACTTCGACACGACAGGCCCAAGCATCGTGCCCGCCGTTCTGGAAGAGAGAAGCGATGACAATGTGTCCTCCGAGGAAAAAGGCCACATCACCACGCTGATCGAGAAATATGCGAAACTCTACCAGGTGCCTGCAGCACTGATCCACCGCGTCGTGCACCGCGAAAGCCGTTACGACCCGAAGGCTTTCAACAATCGCGGCTATTTCGGCCTGATGCAGATCAAGTACAACACGGCAAAATCCATGGGCTACGACGGCCCCGCCTCCGGCCTGTTCGATGCCGAGACCAACATCAAGTATGCCGCAAAGTATCTGCGCGGTGCATGGATGGTGGCCGACAACAAGCTCGACACCGCAGTCGCCCTTTACGCGCGCGGCTATTACTACGATGCCAAGAACAAGGGCATGACCAACGTCGCCAACGGCAACTACTGA
- a CDS encoding serine hydrolase domain-containing protein, translating into MRLRAKIGLVLAGATMAGVAGAAAWLAVAPPDLLRVADGYAAKIVCSGVFISGRDPQAILSEDVQAPGNPALRLVRLSISRDEGVVSARMLGLFAPNFAVYRGPLGCASVPDGDMKMAAHLSMPRVPVVTGRDADWPDGDNAAGEPNAAIADMIKDPAVGGPGMRAIVVIKDGRLVAESYGKGFDAGMPLLGWSMTKTVNSAIIGRLMQARRMSFDDADLLPEWHGDGRSKITVANLLAMESGLAFNESYGSVTDVTRMLFLEPDMAAMAASAPQVSPPKQEFHYSTGTAVLLSRIWMNRFDNQHAARDYPHDALFAPLGMSSAVLEADEHGTLVGGSYLYATARDWARFGQFLLQDGVWHGQRLLPEGFVGAMRTPTKASNGIFTQGQAWLSAPGGGSRHFGLPLDTFWLVGHDGQSVAIVPSANIVVVRLGLTPDELNYRPQILVQKIVDALKTVKT; encoded by the coding sequence ATGCGTTTGAGAGCGAAGATCGGGCTGGTATTGGCGGGGGCCACAATGGCGGGCGTGGCAGGTGCCGCCGCCTGGCTCGCAGTCGCACCACCCGATCTGCTGAGGGTAGCCGATGGCTATGCCGCCAAGATAGTTTGCTCCGGCGTCTTCATTTCGGGCCGGGATCCCCAGGCTATCCTCTCCGAAGACGTGCAGGCGCCCGGCAATCCGGCGCTGAGGCTTGTTCGCCTCTCTATTTCCCGAGACGAGGGCGTCGTCTCTGCCCGGATGCTCGGCCTGTTTGCTCCCAATTTCGCCGTCTATCGCGGGCCGCTCGGTTGCGCCAGCGTGCCCGACGGGGACATGAAGATGGCCGCACATTTGTCGATGCCTCGCGTTCCGGTCGTGACGGGACGGGATGCCGACTGGCCGGACGGCGATAACGCAGCCGGCGAACCCAATGCGGCTATCGCTGATATGATCAAGGATCCTGCCGTTGGCGGGCCCGGGATGCGGGCGATCGTGGTCATCAAGGATGGCAGGCTGGTAGCCGAAAGCTATGGCAAAGGCTTCGATGCCGGCATGCCGCTGCTCGGCTGGTCGATGACCAAGACTGTCAATTCAGCGATTATCGGGCGCCTCATGCAGGCGCGGCGGATGTCCTTCGATGATGCCGACCTGCTTCCGGAATGGCACGGCGACGGCCGATCGAAGATCACGGTGGCAAACCTCCTGGCGATGGAAAGCGGCCTTGCCTTCAACGAATCCTATGGCTCGGTCACCGATGTGACGCGGATGCTCTTCCTGGAGCCGGACATGGCGGCGATGGCTGCAAGTGCGCCGCAGGTCTCTCCTCCAAAGCAGGAATTTCATTACTCCACGGGGACTGCGGTGCTGCTGTCGCGGATCTGGATGAACAGGTTCGACAATCAGCATGCGGCCCGGGACTACCCCCACGATGCCCTGTTTGCCCCGCTCGGCATGTCGAGCGCCGTGCTGGAGGCGGACGAGCACGGCACCCTTGTCGGCGGATCCTATCTCTACGCGACGGCCAGGGACTGGGCGCGGTTTGGGCAATTCCTGCTTCAGGATGGCGTCTGGCATGGGCAGCGGTTGCTACCGGAGGGCTTCGTGGGCGCGATGCGGACGCCGACGAAAGCATCCAACGGGATATTCACCCAAGGCCAGGCGTGGTTGTCAGCCCCGGGCGGTGGAAGCCGGCATTTCGGATTGCCGCTGGATACGTTCTGGCTGGTTGGTCATGACGGGCAGAGCGTTGCGATCGTGCCGTCGGCCAATATCGTTGTCGTTCGCCTCGGACTTACTCCGGACGAATTGAACTACCGGCCTCAGATTCTTGTGCAAAAGATCGTCGATGCGCTCAAAACTGTAAAAACCTGA
- a CDS encoding DUF3419 family protein, which translates to MTEFASDSSFPKNRKIKDALLQHKALSKAGFSERLFGLLFSGLVYPQIWEDPDVDMEAMELRPHHRIVTIGSGGCNMLAYLSQNPASIDVVDLNPHHIALNRLKLAAFRLLPGHSDVVRFFGTPDVGVNSQAFDRFIAPGLDEATSAYWNGRDMLGRRRATVFNRNIYRTGLLGRFIGAAHLLGRLHGVKFAKLTQARTLEEQRQFFDTEISPVFERRMVRWLLGRKSSLFGLGIPPQQYDELASLAGDGSIAAVLKYRLEKLICHFPMSENYFAWQAFARRYPEADKGPLPTYLRPEHFAAIRANAERVTVHHLNFTELLATKQAASMDRYVLLDAQDWMNDAQLNELWAEISRTAATGARVIFRTAAEKSIIEGRLSPAIRDQWEYVEERSHALNARDRSAIYGGFHIYGKKP; encoded by the coding sequence ATGACGGAATTCGCTTCGGACAGCAGCTTCCCGAAGAACAGGAAGATCAAGGACGCGCTCCTCCAGCACAAGGCGCTGTCAAAGGCCGGCTTTTCCGAGCGCCTGTTCGGCCTTCTGTTTTCCGGCCTCGTCTATCCGCAGATCTGGGAAGACCCGGATGTCGACATGGAGGCAATGGAACTCCGTCCGCACCACCGCATCGTCACAATCGGCTCCGGCGGCTGCAACATGCTCGCCTACCTCTCGCAGAACCCCGCCTCCATCGACGTCGTCGATCTCAATCCGCACCATATCGCGCTGAACAGGCTGAAGCTCGCAGCATTCCGGCTGTTGCCTGGCCACAGCGATGTCGTCCGCTTCTTCGGCACGCCGGATGTCGGCGTCAACAGCCAGGCATTCGACCGCTTCATCGCCCCCGGCCTCGATGAGGCGACCAGCGCCTACTGGAACGGCCGCGACATGCTCGGCCGTCGCCGTGCCACGGTGTTCAACCGCAACATCTACCGCACCGGCTTGCTTGGCCGCTTCATCGGCGCCGCCCATCTGCTCGGCCGCCTGCACGGCGTCAAGTTTGCAAAGCTGACGCAAGCCCGCACCCTGGAGGAACAGCGCCAGTTCTTCGATACCGAGATTTCGCCGGTCTTCGAGCGGCGGATGGTGCGCTGGTTGCTCGGTCGCAAGAGCTCGCTGTTCGGCCTCGGAATTCCTCCGCAGCAATACGACGAACTGGCAAGCCTTGCCGGCGACGGCTCCATCGCTGCGGTCCTGAAGTACCGGCTGGAAAAGCTCATCTGCCATTTCCCGATGAGCGAAAACTATTTCGCCTGGCAGGCCTTCGCCCGTCGCTATCCCGAAGCCGACAAGGGGCCCCTGCCGACCTACCTCAGACCGGAACACTTTGCAGCGATCCGGGCCAATGCAGAGCGCGTCACCGTCCATCATCTGAACTTCACCGAGTTGCTCGCCACCAAGCAGGCAGCGTCGATGGATCGCTATGTGCTTCTCGACGCGCAGGACTGGATGAACGATGCCCAGCTCAACGAACTCTGGGCCGAAATCAGCCGCACGGCGGCAACGGGCGCCCGGGTCATTTTCCGCACGGCCGCCGAGAAAAGCATCATCGAGGGGCGCCTCTCGCCTGCCATCCGCGACCAGTGGGAATATGTCGAGGAGAGGTCGCACGCCCTCAACGCCCGGGACCGCTCGGCCATCTATGGCGGCTTCCACATCTACGGTAAAAAGCCATGA
- a CDS encoding class I SAM-dependent methyltransferase, protein MSRVEAGPEPEVGGHAGLMDGMYRYQRHIYDVTRKYYLFGRDRTINHLNMPFGGSLLEVGCGTGRNLLYAHRRFPSARLFGLDISQEMLISARASFRRISPMPDFKVADATNFTAQEFGTEGFDRIMISYALSMIPDWKAAIDAAIDALNPGGELHIVDFGQQQRLPGWFRKGLQSWLRSFHVTPRADLQSVLEERCIRLGARLSTEDIGRGYAIRAVIVTPRT, encoded by the coding sequence ATGAGCCGCGTCGAGGCCGGCCCGGAGCCTGAAGTCGGCGGCCATGCCGGCCTCATGGACGGCATGTACCGCTATCAGCGGCACATCTACGACGTGACCCGCAAATACTACCTGTTCGGCCGCGACCGCACGATCAACCACCTCAACATGCCCTTCGGCGGCTCGCTGCTGGAAGTCGGCTGCGGCACCGGCCGCAACCTGCTCTACGCCCACCGCCGCTTCCCGTCCGCCCGGCTCTTCGGCCTCGATATCTCACAGGAGATGCTGATATCGGCCCGGGCAAGCTTTCGCCGAATATCGCCGATGCCGGATTTCAAGGTTGCCGATGCGACCAACTTCACGGCGCAGGAATTCGGCACCGAGGGTTTCGACCGGATCATGATCTCCTATGCGCTGTCGATGATCCCCGACTGGAAAGCCGCCATCGACGCCGCAATCGATGCCCTGAACCCCGGCGGTGAACTGCATATCGTCGACTTCGGCCAGCAGCAGCGCCTGCCCGGCTGGTTCCGCAAGGGGCTGCAATCGTGGCTGCGAAGCTTCCATGTGACACCCCGCGCAGACCTTCAGTCCGTGCTGGAAGAACGCTGCATCAGGCTTGGCGCCAGGCTTTCCACTGAAGATATCGGTCGAGGCTATGCGATACGGGCAGTTATTGTGACGCCACGCACATAA
- a CDS encoding glycoside hydrolase family 25 protein → MRRLLLCLLPLVLLLSGCNSSYDFMETKSIPKSRFRDTKPQDFGADHPQLRPIHGIDISKWQGDIDWRTVKLSGVAFAFIKATEGKDIIDTKFQEYSSEARAAGIPSAPYHFYYFCSSADEQADWFIRNVPKSAMVLPPVLDVEWNAESKTCRLRPDAVTVRAQLQRFMDRLEAYYHMRPIIYTSVDFHRDNLVGYFKEYHFWVRSVAKHPGVTYADRRWAFWQYTSTGVIPGIKGPTDINVFAGNEKNWRNWVEAVTKLKNS, encoded by the coding sequence ATGCGCCGGCTTTTGTTATGTTTACTGCCGTTGGTCCTGCTGCTGAGCGGCTGCAATTCGAGCTATGACTTCATGGAGACGAAGTCGATCCCGAAATCCCGCTTCCGCGATACCAAGCCGCAGGATTTCGGCGCCGATCACCCGCAGCTGCGCCCCATCCACGGCATCGACATTTCCAAATGGCAGGGCGACATCGACTGGCGGACAGTCAAGTTGTCCGGCGTAGCCTTCGCCTTCATCAAGGCGACCGAAGGCAAGGATATCATCGACACCAAGTTCCAGGAATATTCGAGCGAGGCCCGCGCTGCCGGCATTCCGAGCGCCCCATACCATTTCTACTATTTCTGCTCTTCCGCCGACGAGCAGGCTGACTGGTTCATCCGCAACGTGCCGAAATCGGCCATGGTGCTGCCGCCGGTGCTCGATGTCGAATGGAACGCGGAATCCAAAACCTGTCGCCTGCGCCCCGATGCCGTTACCGTGCGGGCGCAACTGCAGCGCTTCATGGACCGTCTCGAGGCCTATTATCACATGCGGCCGATCATCTACACGTCTGTCGATTTTCACCGCGACAACCTCGTCGGCTACTTCAAGGAATACCACTTCTGGGTCCGCTCGGTCGCCAAGCATCCAGGCGTCACCTATGCGGATCGCCGCTGGGCCTTCTGGCAATATACTTCGACCGGTGTGATCCCGGGCATCAAGGGGCCGACGGACATCAACGTCTTTGCCGGCAACGAAAAGAACTGGCGGAACTGGGTCGAGGCGGTGACCAAGCTCAAGAATTCTTGA
- a CDS encoding lytic murein transglycosylase, with protein sequence MDRFNARRTALAMIFASTMAGAAAAQTSAPAPQNPTPAAACGGDLSTFLEGVKADAIKAGVTPEAAEKTVAGAQIDPKVLARDRAQGVFKQTFLEFSQRTVSQARLDIGRKKMTQYVDVFARAEKEHGVPAGVITAFWAMETDFGAVQGDFNTRNALVTLAHDCRRPDRFREQLIALSELVQRNDVEPATTQGAWAGEIGQTQLLPKTIIAYGEDGDGDGLVKLRESAPDVILTTANFLQSLGFQRGQPWLQEVTLPATLPYEKSGIGGTMTAADWFALGVKPRDGNTSFGNLVSALILPQGRFGPAFLTYPNFNVYLAWNQSFIYTTSAAYLATRFAGAPTYNKGTPEKGLSDTDMRALQTKLKAHGYDVGEIDGILGSGTRIAIQKEQFRLGLPADGWATEALLNAL encoded by the coding sequence ATGGACCGCTTCAACGCTCGACGCACTGCACTCGCGATGATCTTCGCATCAACAATGGCAGGTGCTGCCGCGGCCCAGACGAGCGCCCCGGCCCCGCAGAACCCGACACCGGCAGCCGCCTGCGGCGGTGACCTTTCCACATTTCTCGAAGGCGTCAAGGCCGATGCGATCAAGGCAGGCGTAACGCCGGAAGCCGCTGAAAAGACGGTCGCCGGCGCCCAGATCGACCCCAAGGTCCTAGCCCGCGACCGCGCCCAGGGCGTGTTCAAGCAGACCTTCCTCGAATTCTCGCAGCGCACCGTCAGCCAGGCGCGCCTCGACATCGGCCGCAAGAAGATGACGCAGTACGTCGACGTCTTCGCGCGCGCCGAAAAAGAACATGGCGTGCCGGCCGGCGTCATCACGGCCTTCTGGGCCATGGAAACCGACTTTGGCGCCGTGCAGGGCGATTTCAATACCCGCAACGCTCTCGTCACGCTCGCCCATGACTGCCGCCGTCCGGACCGCTTCCGCGAACAGCTGATCGCGCTCAGTGAACTCGTCCAGCGCAACGATGTCGAACCGGCAACGACCCAGGGCGCCTGGGCCGGCGAGATCGGCCAGACGCAGCTGCTGCCGAAGACCATCATCGCTTACGGCGAGGATGGCGATGGCGATGGCCTGGTAAAATTGCGCGAGAGCGCCCCGGACGTCATCCTGACGACTGCCAATTTCCTGCAGTCGCTGGGCTTTCAGCGCGGCCAGCCCTGGCTCCAGGAAGTGACGCTTCCGGCAACGCTTCCATACGAAAAATCCGGCATCGGTGGCACAATGACCGCCGCCGACTGGTTCGCCCTCGGTGTCAAGCCACGCGACGGCAACACCTCCTTCGGCAATCTGGTCTCTGCGCTGATCTTGCCGCAGGGCCGCTTCGGCCCGGCCTTCCTCACCTACCCCAATTTCAACGTCTATCTCGCATGGAACCAGTCGTTCATCTACACGACGTCGGCCGCCTATCTCGCGACCCGCTTCGCAGGCGCCCCGACCTATAACAAGGGCACGCCCGAGAAGGGCCTGAGCGACACCGACATGCGCGCGCTTCAGACCAAGCTCAAGGCGCACGGCTACGACGTCGGCGAGATCGACGGCATCCTTGGCTCCGGCACCCGTATCGCCATCCAGAAAGAACAGTTCCGCTTGGGCCTCCCTGCAGACGGCTGGGCCACGGAAGCGCTGCTGAACGCGCTCTGA
- a CDS encoding AAA family ATPase, with protein sequence MGILISGSSNVGKTTFATRLARLLGCDTISTDSLARHPGRPWPEVRPPVAEYYSRLSDETIYWFLRVHHENMWPAIRQQIDARVHGRAPFIIEGSALRPEFIAPIVSNEISPVFLYADNDVLRERMRSEAEYTQRDQARRAIIDKFIDRSLRDNSEMHLAARSHAIPVVDTSDAVAVSSLCEERVQRELSANSRQS encoded by the coding sequence ATGGGCATTTTGATTTCCGGCAGTTCCAACGTAGGCAAGACGACATTCGCGACACGCCTGGCTCGCCTGCTTGGATGTGACACGATTTCAACGGACAGCCTCGCCCGTCATCCCGGGCGACCTTGGCCGGAGGTACGGCCGCCTGTCGCTGAATACTATTCACGGCTTTCCGATGAGACCATCTATTGGTTTCTAAGGGTTCATCACGAAAACATGTGGCCGGCCATACGGCAGCAGATTGACGCCAGGGTCCATGGTCGAGCGCCTTTTATAATTGAAGGCTCTGCGCTTCGCCCCGAGTTTATAGCTCCGATTGTCTCTAACGAGATATCTCCTGTCTTCCTGTATGCTGACAACGACGTCCTTAGGGAAAGAATGCGATCCGAGGCCGAATATACCCAACGCGATCAAGCTAGACGCGCCATCATCGACAAATTCATAGACCGATCCCTGCGCGACAATTCGGAAATGCACCTCGCCGCTCGCAGCCATGCCATCCCGGTCGTGGACACCTCTGATGCCGTCGCAGTATCCAGTCTATGTGAAGAGCGCGTGCAGCGGGAGCTGAGTGCAAATTCACGACAATCCTGA